In Nymphalis io chromosome 11, ilAglIoxx1.1, whole genome shotgun sequence, one genomic interval encodes:
- the LOC126771641 gene encoding guanine nucleotide-binding protein subunit beta-like protein — MTETLKLRGTLCGHNGWVTQIATNPKYPDMILSSSRDKTLIVWKLTRDETNYGVPQKRLYGHSHFISDVVLSSDGNYALSGSWDKTLRLWDLAAGKTTRRFEDHTKDVLSVAFSVDNRQIVSGSRDKTIKLWNTLAECKYTIQDDGHTDWVSCVRFSPNHANPIIVSAGWDRTVKVWHLTNCKLKINHLGHSGYLNTVTVSPDGSLCASGGKDMKAMLWDLNDGKHLHTLDHNDIITALCFSPNRYWLCAAFGPSIKIWDLESKEMVEELKPEIINQTQTSKTDPPQCLSLAWSTDGQTLFAGYSDNIIRVWQVSVSAR; from the exons ATGACTGAGACCTTAAAACTTAGAGGGACTCTTTGTGGTCACAATGGGTGGGTTACCCAAATTGCAACCAACCCTAAATATCCGGACATGATTTTGTCATCTTCTCGAG ACAAAACACTTATTGTATGGAAGTTGACTCGTGACGAGACAAACTACGGTGTACCGCAGAAGCGTCTGTACGGACACTCCCACTTCATCTCTGATGTGGTCCTGTCCAGTGACGGCAACTACGCTCTGTCAGGTTCCTGGGACAAAACTCTTCGTCTCTGGGATCTCGCAGCCGGAAAAACTACCAGGCGTTTTGAAGACCATACTAAG GATGTCCTGTCAGTGGCATTCTCAGTTGACAACCGCCAGATTGTATCTGGCTCACGGGACAAGACCATCAAGCTGTGGAACACCCTTGCAGAGTGCAAGTATACCATTCAAGATGATGGCCACACCGACTGGGTTTCATGTGTGCGTTTCTCACCTAACCATGCTAACCCTATCATTGTCTCCGCTGGTTGGGACCGTACTGTCAAG gtATGGCACTTGACCAACTGCAAGTTGAAGATTAACCACTTGGGCCACTCTGGATATTTGAACACAGTGACTGTATCTCCTGATGGCTCACTCTGTGCATCTGGTGGCAAGGACATGAAGGCTATGCTCTGGGATCTGAATGATGGCAAACACCTTCACACCCTCGACCACAATGACATCATCACAGCACTGTGCTTCTCGCCCAACAGATATTGGCTTTGCGCTGCATTTGGGCCCTCTATTAAGATTTGG gatctTGAAAGTAAGGAAATGGTTGAGGAGTTGAAGCCCGAGATTATTAACCAGACACAGACCTCCAAGACAGATCCACCTCAGTGTCTTTCATTGGCATGGTCTACTGATGGTCAAACTCTCTTTGCTGGCTACTCCGACAACATCATAAGAGTCTGGCAGGTTTCAGTCTCTGCACGATAA
- the LOC126771629 gene encoding diphosphomevalonate decarboxylase yields MSDIITAIAPVNIAMIKYWGKRDEELILPLNDSVSATLDTSVMCAKTSVCARLDILENEIWLNGIQTSFSNQRLQNCLNAIKAIASEQQSVNEEFLSWNVRICSVNNFPTAAGLASSAAGYACLVTALARLYKVKTDVSKIARVGSGSACRSVYGGFVRWHAGVKADGSDSIATQIADSSHWKEMRVLILVVADTKKHISSVKGMSCSVETSELLKYRVEVSAPTRVKQICEAIKDKDFSTFAEITMKDSNQFHAVCLDSYPPCVYMTDVSHKIVEIIHKYNEFCGKIKVAYTFDAGPNACLYLLEKDVPEILSLIKHMFPTTSDDFIKGLDAPTTNIDLLKEFPMKPLEPNLLKYLIYTKLGDGPQIISDESHLLNAQGNLL; encoded by the coding sequence atgagtgATATTATTACAGCTATAGCCCCTGTTAATATAGCAATGATAAAATATTGGGGAAAACGTGATGAGGAATTAATATTACCGTTAAACGATTCCGTTAGTGCTACATTGGATACAAGTGTTATGTGCGCTAAAACTTCTGTATGCGCTCGTTTAGATATCTTAGAAAATGAAATATGGCTAAATGGCATTCAGACTTCGTTTTCCAATCAACGATTACAAAATTGCCTCAATGCAATAAAAGCAATAGCGAGTGAACAACAAAGTGTTAATGAAGAATTTTTATCATGGAATGTTCGTATTTGCTCCGTAAATAATTTTCCAACCGCCGCCGGTTTAGCATCTTCAGCTGCAGGGTATGCTTGTTTAGTAACAGCCTTAGCTAGATTGTATAAAGTAAAAACTGATGTCAGCAAAATTGCCCGTGTGGGATCTGGCAGTGCTTGCAGAAGTGTATATGGTGGATTCGTAAGATGGCATGCAGGGGTCAAAGCTGACGGAAGTGATTCAATAGCAACTCAAATAGCCGATTCTTCTCATTGGAAAGAAATGAGAGTTTTAATACTTGTTGTAGCAGATACAAAAAAACACATAAGTTCAGTAAAAGGAATGAGTTGTTCCGTGGAGACATCAGAACTGCTCAAATACAGGGTTGAAGTGTCTGCACCTACACGAGTAAAACAAATTTGTGAAGCTATAAAAGACAAAGATTTCTCAACATTTGCAGAAATAACTATGAAAGATAGTAATCAATTTCATGCTGTGTGCCTTGATTCATACCCACCTTGTGTGTACATGACGGATGTCTCCCACAAAATTgttgaaataatacataaatataatgaattttgtGGAAAAATTAAAGTGGCTTATACTTTTGATGCAGGACCAAATGCATGTTTGTACCTATTAGAGAAGGATGTACCAGAAATCCTTTCATTGATAAAACACATGTTTCCTACTACTTCTGATGATTTTATCAAAGGTTTAGATGCTCCTACAACAAATATTGATTTACTTAAGGAATTTCCGATGAAACCACTTGAACCAAATTTACtgaaatacttaatttatactAAACTTGGTGATGGACCTCAGATTATATCCGATGAGTCTCATCTTTTAAATGCCCAAGGAAATTTACTATAA
- the LOC126771646 gene encoding serine/threonine-protein phosphatase 2A catalytic subunit beta isoform, producing MEDKASLKELDQWIEQLNECKQLTENQVKTLCDKAKEILTKESNVQEVKCPVTVCGDVHGQFHDLMELFRIGGRSPDTNYLFMGDYVDRGYYSVETVTLLVALKVRYRERITILRGNHESRQITQVYGFYDECLRKYGNASVWKHFTDLFDFLPLTALVDGQIFCLHGGLSPSIDTLDHIRALDRVQEVPHEGPMCDLLWSDPDDRGGWGISPRGAGYTFGQDISETFNHSNGLTLVSRAHQLVMEGYNWCHDRNVVTIFSAPNYCYRCGNQAAIMELDDALKYSFLQFDPAPRRGEPHVTRRTPDYFM from the exons ATGGAGGACAAGGCGTCATTAAAAGAACTGGATCAATGGATAGAACAGCTAAATGAATGCAAGCAATTGACAGAAAACCAAGTGAAAACGTTATGCGATAAG GCAAAGGAGATTCTAACTAAAGAGTCCAATGTGCAAGAAGTGAAATGTCCGGTCACCGTTTGCGGCGACGTCCACGGTCAGTTCCACGACTTGATGGAGCTGTTCCGCATCGGAGGCCGCTCGCCCGACACCAACTACCTGTTCATGGGCGACTATGTGGACCGCGGTTACTACAGCGTGGAGACGGTCACATTGCTTGTTGCCCTTAAG GTTAGATATCGTGAGAGAATAACAATCCTCCGCGGTAACCACGAATCACGTCAAATCACCCAAGTGTACGGTTTCTATGACGAATGCCTCCGTAAATACGGCAACGCGTCCGTGTGGAAGCACTTCACGGACCTGTTCGACTTCCTGCCCCTCACCGCGCTCGTCGACGGGCAGATATTCTGCCTGCATGGCGGCCTCAGCCCGTCCATAGACACGTTGGATCACATCCGCGCCCTGGACCGCGTGCAGGAGGTGCCGCACGAGGGGCCCATGTGCGACCTGCTCTGGAGCGATCCCGATGACAG AGGCGGATGGGGTATATCGCCACGTGGTGCCGGCTACACGTTCGGTCAGGACATATCGGAGACGTTCAACCACAGCAATGGGCTGACGCTCGTGTCACGTGCACACCAGCTGGTCATGGAGGGCTATAACTGGTGCCACGACCGCAATGTCGTCACCATATTCTCAGCGCCCAACTACTGCTACAG atgTGGTAACCAAGCCGCCATAATGGAATTGGATGATGCGCTTAAGTACTCATT CCTGCAGTTCGACCCGGCTCCACGGCGCGGAGAACCGCACGTGACAAGACGGACGCCGGATTACTTCATGTAG